The following are encoded in a window of Artemia franciscana unplaced genomic scaffold, ASM3288406v1 PGA_scaffold_23, whole genome shotgun sequence genomic DNA:
- the LOC136041503 gene encoding E3 ubiquitin-protein ligase FANCL-like isoform X1, with protein sequence MLEVAYVACGSGITIYADKEQGPFMELDKEIDAIQAIVNDLEKLGFENIQSLTDFSFVVLKTIDDWERIVTINVTLDSEYGSKPLKFISDVPNFAVDATVASLPVLYDEFCEAVPLYSQFWSVCEAIDDKCWVLEPVPAKMTDTERRVVVDTCTTLKISIDPETPKSFPKIEILGPEESKEKIFKSVNERVDSWDEWDDFVSNLEYVLGVKFPESPSDAMESSSNDPCCSICLVSELEGTYPEIVCDAENCNQIYHKMCFIEYIEALPNALRTRYVISGECPNCCHNITFRRE encoded by the coding sequence GAACAAGGACCATTTATGGAATTAGACAAGGAAATCGACGCAATACAGGCTATTGTTAATGATCTTGAGAAGCTTGgatttgaaaatatacaaaGCCTTACTGATTTCTCATTTGTTGTACTAAAGACTATTGATGACTGGGAAAGAATAGTTACAATAAATGTAACTTTAGACTCTGAATATGGGtcaaaacctttaaaatttatttctgatgtACCAAATTTTGCTGTAGATGCAACAGTAGCAAGCCTACCTGTGCTTTATGATGAGTTCTGTGAAGCAGTACCTTTATATTCCCAGTTTTGGAGTGTTTGTGAAGCAATTGATGACAAGTGCTGGGTTTTAGAACCAGTTCCAGCGAAAATGACGGATACCGAAAGAAGAGTTGTTGTTGATACATGCACAACGTTAAAGATATCCATTGATCCAGAAACCCCAAAATCATTTCCGAAAATAGAGATTTTAGGACCTGAAGAATCCAAGgagaaaatattcaaatctGTTAATGAGAGAGTTGATTCTTGGGATGAATGGGATGATTTCGTCTCTAATTTAGAATATGTCCTTGGTGTGAAATTTCCCGAATCACCCAGTGACGCTATGGAATCATCCTCAAATGACCCCTGCTGCAGTATATGTCTTGTAAGTGAGTTGGAAGGAACATATCCTGAAATTGTTTGTGATGCAGAGAATTGTAATCAGATATATCATAAAATGTGCTTTATCGAATATATTGAGGCACTACCTAATGCTTTGAGAACTAGATATGTGATAAGTGGTGAATGTCCTAACTGTTGCCATAATATTACATTTAGACGAGAATGA
- the LOC136041503 gene encoding E3 ubiquitin-protein ligase FANCL-like isoform X2, with amino-acid sequence MELDKEIDAIQAIVNDLEKLGFENIQSLTDFSFVVLKTIDDWERIVTINVTLDSEYGSKPLKFISDVPNFAVDATVASLPVLYDEFCEAVPLYSQFWSVCEAIDDKCWVLEPVPAKMTDTERRVVVDTCTTLKISIDPETPKSFPKIEILGPEESKEKIFKSVNERVDSWDEWDDFVSNLEYVLGVKFPESPSDAMESSSNDPCCSICLVSELEGTYPEIVCDAENCNQIYHKMCFIEYIEALPNALRTRYVISGECPNCCHNITFRRE; translated from the coding sequence ATGGAATTAGACAAGGAAATCGACGCAATACAGGCTATTGTTAATGATCTTGAGAAGCTTGgatttgaaaatatacaaaGCCTTACTGATTTCTCATTTGTTGTACTAAAGACTATTGATGACTGGGAAAGAATAGTTACAATAAATGTAACTTTAGACTCTGAATATGGGtcaaaacctttaaaatttatttctgatgtACCAAATTTTGCTGTAGATGCAACAGTAGCAAGCCTACCTGTGCTTTATGATGAGTTCTGTGAAGCAGTACCTTTATATTCCCAGTTTTGGAGTGTTTGTGAAGCAATTGATGACAAGTGCTGGGTTTTAGAACCAGTTCCAGCGAAAATGACGGATACCGAAAGAAGAGTTGTTGTTGATACATGCACAACGTTAAAGATATCCATTGATCCAGAAACCCCAAAATCATTTCCGAAAATAGAGATTTTAGGACCTGAAGAATCCAAGgagaaaatattcaaatctGTTAATGAGAGAGTTGATTCTTGGGATGAATGGGATGATTTCGTCTCTAATTTAGAATATGTCCTTGGTGTGAAATTTCCCGAATCACCCAGTGACGCTATGGAATCATCCTCAAATGACCCCTGCTGCAGTATATGTCTTGTAAGTGAGTTGGAAGGAACATATCCTGAAATTGTTTGTGATGCAGAGAATTGTAATCAGATATATCATAAAATGTGCTTTATCGAATATATTGAGGCACTACCTAATGCTTTGAGAACTAGATATGTGATAAGTGGTGAATGTCCTAACTGTTGCCATAATATTACATTTAGACGAGAATGA